CAGTACGTCCGCGCCGCGGCGGAGGGCGGCATGGTCGGCGCCCTGGCCGACTGGTTCGCGGTGACCGCGCTGTTTCGTCACCCCCTCGGCATCCCCATCCCGCACACCGCGATCATCCCGCACCGCAAGGACGAGATCGGGCGCACCCTGGGCGAGTTCGTCGAGACGAACTTCCTCGAGGCGGGCGTCGTCCGCGCGAAGCTCGAGTCGACGCCCATCGCCCGGACGGCCGGTGCCTGGCTGCGCGATCCCGCGCACGCCGAGACCGTCGCGGCGGAGGCCTCGACGGTGGCCTCCGGCATCCTGCGCGCCCTCAGCGACGACGAGGTGCAGGATCTGATCAGCGACCTCGCGCGTGAGCACCTGCTCAGCCCGCATTGGGGACCGACCGTCGGCGCGTGGCTCGGTCGGGTCGTGCAGGCCGACGCGCACCGTGGCGCGGTCGATCTGGGCGTGGACAGCATCGCGACGTGGTTGCATGCCAACCACGCCGCCTTCAGCGGTCTGGTCTCCCGACGACTGCCCTCGTGGGTGCCGTCGGTCGCGATGCGCCTCGTCGATGACACCGTGTACAACGAGGCCGTGAAGTTCGTCGCCGCGATCCAGGACGACCCCGACCACCCCGCGCGGCGCGCCGTCGACGGCTACCTCGCGCGCCTCGCCGACAACCTGCAGAGCGATCCGACGACGATCGCGCGACTCGAAGAGGCCAAGTCGGCCGTCTTCGACAGCCCGCGCGTGCGCGAGCTGGCCGCCGAGGCGTGGAACACGGCCAAGGTGGGCCTCCTCACCGCCCTGGCAGATCCCGCCAGCGGGCTGCGCCTACGCGTGAGCGCAGCGCTGGTCGAGATCGGCGAGCGCCTGTCGACGGATGCCGCGCTCCAGCACCGTGTGGATGATCGCATCGCGGGGGCCGCGGTGTTCGTCGTGGATCGGTACCGCCACGACATCGCCTCGATCATCACCGACACCGTGGAGAAGTGGGATCCCGCCGAGACCACCGAGAAGATCGAGCTGATGGTCGGACGCGACCTGCAGTACATCCGCCTCAACGGCACGATCGTGGGCGCCCTGGCCGGACTCGTCATCTTCGCCGTCGCGCACGCGCTGCTGGGCTGAGCACACGTGTTCGGGGGACGGTTGGGGACGGCCGGTGAACGCACGCGCGCCTCTGGCTGGCCGCGACCCGGCGCAGTAGCCTGACGGACATGGGCGAACCGGCGGACGAGCTGCTGTTCACCTACGGCACGCTCCAGTATGCCGAGGTGCAGCTGGACACCTTCGGGCGCCTGATCGCGGGCGAGCCCGACGTGCTGCCCGGCTACACCATCGACTACGTCGAGATCGAGGACCAGCGCGTCGTCGACCTGTCGGGCGCCTCTGTGCATCCGGTGCTGCGCGAGACCGGCAGCCCGCTGGACAAAGTGGTCGGCCGCGTTCTGCACCTCACGGCCGATGAAGTGGATGCCGCCGACGAGTACGAAGTGTCGCTGTACCGCCGCGTGCGGGTGACGCTGGGAAGCGGGCGCACCGCCTGGGTGTACGTCGGCTGATGACGGCTGCCCTGTCCCACGACCCGCTCTGGCCGCGCGCCGGCGACTGGCCCGCGCTCGAGGAGGCGTCGGCGGCCGAGCGCCTCGACGCCGTGCTGCTGGGGCTGCCGGCCTCTCACACATCGCTCTCACCCACCGGCGCCGACGCGACGCCCGGCGCGGTCCGTGAGGCGCTGCGCCGGTACAGCCCGACCCTCCTGGGGCCGCCACCCGTCGATCTCGCCGCCGCCCTCCGCTTGGCCGACGCGGGCGATGTCGCCGAGCCCGACGGCTCCGAGGGCGAGGCGCGCGTGCGCGGCCGCACCGCCGAGCTGACGGCGCGCACCGCGCTGCTGATCGCGCTCGGCGGCGACAATTCCGTCACGTACGCGACGGCCCAGGGCGCCGGTGCCGCCGGTCTCATCACGCTGGACGCGCACTTCGACCTGCGCGACGGCGTCTCCAACGGCTCCCCCGTGCGTCGCCTCGTCGACGACGGCCTCGACCCGACGCGCATCGTGCAGATCGGCATCGCCGACTTCGCCGATTCCGCGGCGTACGCCCAGCGCGCCGCCGACCTCGGCATCCGTGTCGTCACCCTCGACGAGCTTCGTCGGCGCGGCGCGCACGACGTGATCGCCGAGGCGCGCGAGGTGGCCGGGCGCGGGGATGGCGGCATCCATCTCGACATCGACGTGGACGTCTGCGATCGTGCGGTGGCACCCGGCTGCCCGGCGTCGGTTCCCGGTGGCCTGCAGGCGTGGGAGCTGCGGACGCTCGTGCGCGGCGTGGCCGCCGACGCCGGCGTGCGCAGCGCGGATATCGTCGAAGTGGATGCCGCGGCCGACGCGGCCGACGGGCGCACCGTGCGCCTGACCGCGCTGTGTGTGCTGGAGCTGCTGGCCGGCCTGCACCGACGAAAGGTCACTGTATGACGACGCTCGTGCTCGTCCGCCACGCCAAGAGCGACTGGGGCGATCCCGGTCTCGACGATCACGACCGCCCGCTCAACGAGCGGGGCCTGCGCGACGCACCCGTGCTCGCGGAGCGGCTGGCCGGCACCGGCATCCGGCTCGCGGCCATCCTGTCGTCGACCGCGCTGCGCGCCCGCACGACGGCCTCCTTCTTCGCCTCCGCGTTCGGCCTCGACACGGAGCTGGACGGCGACCTGTACGGCGCCGCGGCGGCCACGCTCCTGCGGGCGGCAGCCGGCCGTGGCGTCCCGGCCGTCATGGTCGTCGCGCACGACCCGGGGATGACCGCGCTCGCGGAGCGGCTCTCCGGCGGCGGGATCGGTCATATGCCGACCTGTGCCGTCGCGACGTTCGTGTGGTCCACCGACGACTGGGATGTCGCGACGGCGACGGATCCGCAGGAGTGGAGCTTCGACCGCCCCTGACGCCGTGCGGCACGGGGCGTTTCGACTCGCGGCGCCGAGTCGAAACGCCTACGCGATCAGCTCCCCGCCGCGGTAGACGGCGCGCACCAGCGGCACCCCCGGGCGGTACGCGAGGTGCGTCCGCGTCGGCGCATCGAGCAGCACCAGGTCGGCCCGCGTGCCGAGGGTGAGGGAGCCCACATCGCTGCGGCGCAGGGCCCCGCCGTAGACGACGAGGTCTTCGGGGTGTTCGGCGACCTCGGGGTCGAGGTTGTTCATCAGCATCCGCTTCGCGGCTTCGGCGCCTCAGCTCTTGGCCGTCCGCTCGCCCCCACGCGGGGCGCGGACGGGGCCGCGGCTCGACGCCGCCCGGTTCACAACTCCGGAGTTCTGGGCGTCAACGGGTGATGTCATCGTGATCTCCTTCGATCAGGGACGGTTGTCCGGAGTTGTGAACGCAGCGTCGGCGACCGCGCCGGACAGCACGAGCGCGGTGGCGGCTTCGAGGTCGGGGCTGACGAACCGGTCGGGCCCGGGCCCTGCGATGCCCGCGGCGCGCACCGCGGCCCGCACCGCGCCGGTGGCGGGCCCCGGCTGCAACGGCGCCCGCAGGTCGAGGGCTCGGCACCCGGTGACGAGTTCGATCGCGAGCACCCGGGCGAGTCCGTCGACGGCGCGGCGGAGCTTGCGTGCGGCGGCCCACCCCATCGACACGTGATCTTCCTGCATCGCCGACGAGGGGATGGAGTCGACGGATGCCGGGACCGCCAGCCGCTTGAGCTCCGAGACGATCCCCGCGGCCGCGTACTGCGCGATCATGAGCCCCGAATCGACGCCGACCTCGTCGGCGAGGAACGGCGGCAGACCATGGCTGCGGGTGCGATCGAGCGCCCGGTCGGTGCGACGTTCGGCGATCGAGGCGAGGTCGGCGACGGCGATCGCGAGGAAGTCGAGCACGTACGCGACGGGGGCGCCGTGGAAGTTGCCGTTGGATTCGACGCGGCCGTCGCCGGTGACGACCGGGTTGTCGACGGCGGAGGCCAGCTCCCGCTCGGCGATGGTGCGGGCGTGAGCGACGGTGTCGCGCGCGGCGCCGTGCACCTGCGGCGAGCAGCGCAGCGAGTACGCGTCCTGCACGCGCGTGCAGACCGCCGGGTCGCGGTGACTCGCAACCAGCGGCGAGTCGGCGAGCAGGGCGCGCAGGTTCGCCGCCGACGCCGCCTGTCCGCTCTGCGGGCGCAGCGCCATCAGGTCGGCGGCGAACACCGCGTCGGTGCCGAGCTGACTCTCGATCGAGAGGGCGGCGGTGATGTCGGCGACGGTGAGCAGATTGTCGAGGTCGCAGAGGGCGAGAGTGAGCATGCCGAGCATGCCGTCGGTGCCGTTGATGAGGGCGAGCCCCTCCTTCTCCTCCAGCACGAGGGGCGCGATGCCGGCGTCGGCGAGGGCGTTGGATGCCGCCACGAGCGCGCCCGTGCGATCGCGCACCTCCCCTTCGCCGAGGGCCGCCAGCGCGAGGTGCGAAAGAGGGGCGAGATCGCCGGAGCATCCGAGCGAGCCGTACTCCCGCACGATCGGGGTGATGCCGGCGTTGAGCATCGCGGCGTAGGTCTCGACGACGACCGGGCGCACGCCCGTGTGTCCGGTCGCGAGAGTCTGCAGGCGCAGCAGGTGCAGGGCGCGCACGACTTCGCGTTCCACCTCCGCCCCGGTGCCGGCCGCGTGGGAGCGGATGAGGCTCGCCTGCAGCTGACGGCGTCGCTCCGGCGCGATGAAGGTCGTCGCCAGCGCGCCGAAGCCGGTCGAGATGCCGTAGTGCGGCTCCGGGTCGTCGGCCAGGCGCTCGATGAGCTCCCGCGCCGCGCCGATCCGCGTCCAGGCGTCGGCGGCGATCTCGACCGCGGCGCCGTGGCGGGCCACGGCGACGACCTCAGCGGGTGTCAGTGGGCGCGCGCCGACGAGGACGTGATCGGCAAGGGTCGAAGCGGCGACGGTGGTCATGTCCCGATTCCATCCCGGTTCTGCCCCCGCGGCCACACGAGCGTGGCATTCTGTGTCTGTGATCCCAGACAACACCGGCGATGCGGGTTCGTCGCCGGCCCCCGCGCAAGTCCCCGCCACAGATCAGACGCTGCGGATCCTCTCCTACCTCGCACGCCAGCGCGGACCGGTCGCCGCGCGGACGATCTCCGACAGTCTCGGCATCCCCCGCTCCAGCGTCTACCACCTGCTGGCGGCGATGGCGGCGCACGGATTCGTGGTGCATCTGCCCGACGATCGGCGCTGGGGGCTGGGGACGGCCGCGTTCGAGCTGGCCGGCGGCTACGCCCGCCAGCAGCCTCTCGCTCGTCTCGGCCGGCCGCTCGTGGCGGGCCTGTCGGACCGTGTCGGCGAGAGTGCGCATCTGGCGGTCATGACCGGCCGCGACGTCCTCTACATCGTCGAGGAGCGCGCGCCGCGCCGCCCTGCGCTCGTCACGGACGTGGGTGTGCGGCTGCCGGCTCACCTCACGGCGACGGGACGAGCGATGCTCGCCGCTCTGCCGCGCGAGCAGGTGCGCGCGCTCTACCCGGATGCCGCGGCCTTCGCCGACCGCACGGGTCGCGGATCGCGGCGCCCCGCCGAGCTTCGCGAGCTGCTCGTGCGCACGCGTGCCGACGGCTTCGCGAGCGAGGACGGGGAGGTGACGCTGGAGTTCCGCTCGGTCGCCGTGGCGGTGCGGGACCATGCCGGCTGGCCGGTCGCGGCGATCGCCCTCACCTGGCCGGCGGGGTCGGCGCTGCGGAAGGACGCGCTCGTCGCCGACATCCGCGCGGCCGCCGACGAACTGCGTCGGCGGCTGTACGGCTGAGGCCGCGCCCGGCCGCGCTCAGTCCACGGCGCTCACGGTGCCGCCGGTGAGGCGGACGAGCTCGTCGAAGGTGAGCGGGAAGACGGTGTGCGGTGTGCCGCCGGCCGCCCAGATCTCGTCGAATGCCGCGAGCGCCTCGTCCACCACCGTGGTCAGCGGGGCGGGGTGGCCGGTGGGCGCCACGCCGCCGATCGCCTGGCCGGTCGCGGCGCGCACCTCATCCGGCGAGGCCCGCACGATGCTGCGCCGGCCGAGGCGCTGGGCGAGAGCCGCCGTGTCCACGCGGTGCGCCCCGCTCGTCATCACGAGCAACGGCTCGCCGTCGGACATGAAGACGAGACTGTTCGCGATGGCCCCGACCTCGACGCCGAGCGCGGCAGCGGCGAGCGCCGCCGTCGATGCGGCATCCGGAAGCGTGATGATCTCCCCCGACACTCCGGCGGAGCGAAGGGCCTCGTGGACGATGCGACTGCGCGGCGACAGGTTCTCGGTCATGTCGCCAGCCTAGGGCGGACCGTCCCGCGAACGTCGCCGACATCGTCCAGGCAAGGCAATCCAGCCTTACTGGCGGACCCGCGGTACGAGGAGAATACTGGGGGCATGCGCCGCATCGTCGCCGCCCTCGGGCGGTATCCCGTGATCACCGCGACCGTCATCGTGGGCATCGTCGCCGCTGCACTGGTCGGCGCGGGGCAGGGCGGGTGGGCGACCGCGATCACCACCGCCTACGTCTCGGCGATCGTCGTCTGGACGATCATCGGCATGGTCCGCGACGTGATGCGTGGTCATGTCGGACTCGACGTGCTCGCCGTCGTCGCGATGGTCGCGACCCTCGCTGTCGGCGAGACGATCGCGGCGCTGATCATCGTGCTCATGCTCTCCGGCGGCGAGGCGCTCGAAGACTACGCGGGCCGTCGCGCGACGCGCGAGCTGACGGCGCTGCTGGATCGCGCACCGCAGATCGCGCACGTGCGCCGTCCGGGCGCCGGTGACGAGACCCGGGACCTTCCCGCCGACGAGGTCGCCGTCGGCGACGAGCTTCTCGTGCGGCCGGCCGAGGTCGTTCCGGTGGACGGCACCCTCCTGTCGGAGGAGGCGAGCTTCGACGAGTCGTCGCTGACCGGCGAGAGCATGCCGGTCACGCGTACCGCCGGCCAGACCGTGCTCTCGGGTGCCGTCAACGGATCGCGGGCGATCCGCGTGCGCGCTCTCCGGCGCAGCGCCGACAGCCAGTATCAGCAGATCATCGCCCTCGTGCGTGCCGCGCAGGAATCGCGCGCTCCGATGGTGCGCCTGGCCGACCGATTCGCGATCCCCTTCACGGCGGTCTCGCTCGCCATCGCCGGAGCGGCCTGGGGACTGTCGGGCGACTCCGTCCGGTTCGCGGAGGTCCTCGTGCTGGCCACACCCTGCCCGCTGCTGATCGCGGCACCGGTCGCCTTCCTCGGCGGCATCTCGCGCGCGGCGAAGGCCGGCATCATCGTCAAGGGAGGCGCCGTCATCGAGCAGCTGGCACGCGCGCGCTCCGCCGCCTTCGACAAGACCGGAACCCTGACCCAGGGCCGGCCCGTGCTGGTCGATGTGCGCCCCGCACCCGGGATCGATCCCGAACGGCTGCTGACGTGGGCGGCGTCGGCCGAGCAGTACTCCGCCCATGTGCTGGCCGACGGCATCCGCCACGCCGCGTCTGCGCGCGGCATCGTGGTGGAGCCGGCCGACGACGCGCACGAGGAAGCGACCAACGGGGTGACCGCCGTGATCGGCGGACGGCGCGTGGTGGTCGGAAAGCCGGCCTACGTCGCGTCGCTCGCACCCGACACCACGCTCACCGCGCTGGATGCGGGTCAGGCGGCCGCGTACGTGGCCGTCGACGGCCGCTTCGCCGGAGCCCTCGTCCTCGCCGACGGCGTACGGCCCGAGTCGCGTGCCGTCGTGCGCTGGTTGCGCGGACACGGCGTGGAACGCGTCACGATGCTCACCGGCGACGCCCGGCCCACCGCCGACGCCGTGGCGGGGTCGGTGGGGGTCGACGAGGTGCACGCCGACCTGCTGCCCGCCGAGAAGGTGCATCTGGCCGCGATGATGACGCCGCGCCCCGTGCTCATGGTCGGCGACGGCGTCAACGATGCGCCGGTGCTCGCCGCCGCCGACATCGGCATCGCGATGGGCGCACGGGGAGCCACCGCCGCCGGCGACGCGGCGGACGCCGTCGTGCTGAAGGATTCGCTGACGAAGGTGGCCGAGGCGGTCGCGATCGGTCGCGACACACTGCGCGTGGCCTACGTCGCCATCTGGATCGGCATCGCCCTCTGC
The DNA window shown above is from Microbacterium laevaniformans and carries:
- a CDS encoding DUF445 domain-containing protein, whose product is MARTPTELLSPADQERRRALRVMKGVALGALILMAVVFVVAFILQERFPWLQYVRAAAEGGMVGALADWFAVTALFRHPLGIPIPHTAIIPHRKDEIGRTLGEFVETNFLEAGVVRAKLESTPIARTAGAWLRDPAHAETVAAEASTVASGILRALSDDEVQDLISDLAREHLLSPHWGPTVGAWLGRVVQADAHRGAVDLGVDSIATWLHANHAAFSGLVSRRLPSWVPSVAMRLVDDTVYNEAVKFVAAIQDDPDHPARRAVDGYLARLADNLQSDPTTIARLEEAKSAVFDSPRVRELAAEAWNTAKVGLLTALADPASGLRLRVSAALVEIGERLSTDAALQHRVDDRIAGAAVFVVDRYRHDIASIITDTVEKWDPAETTEKIELMVGRDLQYIRLNGTIVGALAGLVIFAVAHALLG
- a CDS encoding gamma-glutamylcyclotransferase family protein — translated: MGEPADELLFTYGTLQYAEVQLDTFGRLIAGEPDVLPGYTIDYVEIEDQRVVDLSGASVHPVLRETGSPLDKVVGRVLHLTADEVDAADEYEVSLYRRVRVTLGSGRTAWVYVG
- a CDS encoding arginase family protein, with amino-acid sequence MTAALSHDPLWPRAGDWPALEEASAAERLDAVLLGLPASHTSLSPTGADATPGAVREALRRYSPTLLGPPPVDLAAALRLADAGDVAEPDGSEGEARVRGRTAELTARTALLIALGGDNSVTYATAQGAGAAGLITLDAHFDLRDGVSNGSPVRRLVDDGLDPTRIVQIGIADFADSAAYAQRAADLGIRVVTLDELRRRGAHDVIAEAREVAGRGDGGIHLDIDVDVCDRAVAPGCPASVPGGLQAWELRTLVRGVAADAGVRSADIVEVDAAADAADGRTVRLTALCVLELLAGLHRRKVTV
- a CDS encoding SixA phosphatase family protein; protein product: MTTLVLVRHAKSDWGDPGLDDHDRPLNERGLRDAPVLAERLAGTGIRLAAILSSTALRARTTASFFASAFGLDTELDGDLYGAAAATLLRAAAGRGVPAVMVVAHDPGMTALAERLSGGGIGHMPTCAVATFVWSTDDWDVATATDPQEWSFDRP
- the hutH gene encoding histidine ammonia-lyase, yielding MTTVAASTLADHVLVGARPLTPAEVVAVARHGAAVEIAADAWTRIGAARELIERLADDPEPHYGISTGFGALATTFIAPERRRQLQASLIRSHAAGTGAEVEREVVRALHLLRLQTLATGHTGVRPVVVETYAAMLNAGITPIVREYGSLGCSGDLAPLSHLALAALGEGEVRDRTGALVAASNALADAGIAPLVLEEKEGLALINGTDGMLGMLTLALCDLDNLLTVADITAALSIESQLGTDAVFAADLMALRPQSGQAASAANLRALLADSPLVASHRDPAVCTRVQDAYSLRCSPQVHGAARDTVAHARTIAERELASAVDNPVVTGDGRVESNGNFHGAPVAYVLDFLAIAVADLASIAERRTDRALDRTRSHGLPPFLADEVGVDSGLMIAQYAAAGIVSELKRLAVPASVDSIPSSAMQEDHVSMGWAAARKLRRAVDGLARVLAIELVTGCRALDLRAPLQPGPATGAVRAAVRAAGIAGPGPDRFVSPDLEAATALVLSGAVADAAFTTPDNRP
- a CDS encoding IclR family transcriptional regulator, encoding MSVIPDNTGDAGSSPAPAQVPATDQTLRILSYLARQRGPVAARTISDSLGIPRSSVYHLLAAMAAHGFVVHLPDDRRWGLGTAAFELAGGYARQQPLARLGRPLVAGLSDRVGESAHLAVMTGRDVLYIVEERAPRRPALVTDVGVRLPAHLTATGRAMLAALPREQVRALYPDAAAFADRTGRGSRRPAELRELLVRTRADGFASEDGEVTLEFRSVAVAVRDHAGWPVAAIALTWPAGSALRKDALVADIRAAADELRRRLYG
- a CDS encoding YbaK/EbsC family protein, with amino-acid sequence MTENLSPRSRIVHEALRSAGVSGEIITLPDAASTAALAAAALGVEVGAIANSLVFMSDGEPLLVMTSGAHRVDTAALAQRLGRRSIVRASPDEVRAATGQAIGGVAPTGHPAPLTTVVDEALAAFDEIWAAGGTPHTVFPLTFDELVRLTGGTVSAVD
- a CDS encoding heavy metal translocating P-type ATPase, which translates into the protein MRRIVAALGRYPVITATVIVGIVAAALVGAGQGGWATAITTAYVSAIVVWTIIGMVRDVMRGHVGLDVLAVVAMVATLAVGETIAALIIVLMLSGGEALEDYAGRRATRELTALLDRAPQIAHVRRPGAGDETRDLPADEVAVGDELLVRPAEVVPVDGTLLSEEASFDESSLTGESMPVTRTAGQTVLSGAVNGSRAIRVRALRRSADSQYQQIIALVRAAQESRAPMVRLADRFAIPFTAVSLAIAGAAWGLSGDSVRFAEVLVLATPCPLLIAAPVAFLGGISRAAKAGIIVKGGAVIEQLARARSAAFDKTGTLTQGRPVLVDVRPAPGIDPERLLTWAASAEQYSAHVLADGIRHAASARGIVVEPADDAHEEATNGVTAVIGGRRVVVGKPAYVASLAPDTTLTALDAGQAAAYVAVDGRFAGALVLADGVRPESRAVVRWLRGHGVERVTMLTGDARPTADAVAGSVGVDEVHADLLPAEKVHLAAMMTPRPVLMVGDGVNDAPVLAAADIGIAMGARGATAAGDAADAVVLKDSLTKVAEAVAIGRDTLRVAYVAIWIGIALCVAAMLLATTGLVPAVLGALGQEVIDLATILYALRALRGRRFDLSDPGTDVAHTAAPPRSVPVEAQ